The DNA segment GATTTTGATGGCGCTTTGCCGTGGTACAAAACAGCAGAAAGAAATGGCTCAGGCTTCATTAAACCGTTTCTGGTGGCCGGCGTTAATGATGTTTGGTCCGAATGACGACAGTTCACCAAATTCTAAGATCTCTATGAATTACAGGGTGAAAAGAGAAAGTAACGACAGCCTTCGTCAGAGATTTGTTGACGTTACTGTTGCTCAGGCTGAGTTTTTAGGATTAACCATTCCGGATAAAGATTTAAAATGGAATGAAGAAAGACAGCACTATGATTTCGGGGAACTTCCTTGGGATGAATTCATGGAAATCCTGAAAGGGAACGGACCGTGCAATAAAAAACGTATCGAAACCAAAAGAAAAGCTCAAAGAGAGAATTCTTGGGTAAAAGAAGCTGCAGCAGCTTTCGCAGAAAAACAACAAAAAGAAGTAATATAATTTGAAAATGTGCTAATTTGAAAATTTGGAAATGACCTTAACCAAGTTAATTATTCTCAAATTTTCAATTAAACTGATCAATCAATTTTCAAATTAACCAATTTTCAAATTTTCAAATTAATTATGGCAAATTTAGATATGTGGGAAGTGTTTATTCAGACTAAACCGGGATTATCTCACAAACACGTTGGAGTGGTACAGGCACCAACAGCAGAAATGGCTTTGCAGAATGCAAGAGACGTTTATACAAGAAGAAAAGAGGGGACTTCGGTTTGGGTGGTTCCGAGTAAATATATTGTGACTTCGGAAGGGGTGGACAAAGAAGCGTTCTTCGATCCGGCTGATGACAAGTTGTACCGTCACCCGACTTTCTACGAAATTCCGAATGATGTAAAAAATATGTAGATTAATAATTTGAAAATGTGCTAATTTGAAAATTTGGGAATGACCTTAATCACGTTAATTATTTTCAAACTTTCAATTAAGACAATTCACCCAATTTTCAAATAACTAATTCTCAAATTTTCAAATTAAAAAATAATGAACCCATTATACAATTATTTATTAAAACTGGCAGACGACAGCTTCATCATGGGACAACGTTTGTCCGAATGGTGTGGAGAAGGTCCTTATCTGGAGGAAGATATCGCATTAACTAATATCGCATTAGATGAACTTGGACAGGCCAACAACTTTTACGTATACGCTTCAAGAGTTATAGACAACGGAAAAAGTGAAGATGATCTTGCCTTTTTAAGATACGAACATGAATACGTAAATGCCCATTGGACAGAGCTTCCCAACGAAGATTATGCACAGACGATTTTAAAAGTATACGTTTTTGCAGTCTATCAGAAATTAATGTACGAAGCATTGTCAAATTCTGCAAATGAAGAACTTTCTGCTATTGCCCAGAAGTCTTTGAAAGAAGTAAGATATCACTATACTCATGCTGCTTCCTGGATGAAGATTTTCGCTCAGGGAACTGAAGAAAGTAGAACCCGGCTGGTAAAGGCCGTTGAGAATATCTGGGAATATACAAAAGGTTTATTTGCAAAAACAGAAGGTGAAGATGATTTGATAGCTTTAAATATTGCTCCAAATACAGATGTTCTTTACGAAGAATTTTTAGCGATCACCCAAAAAGATTTTGCAGATTTCGGGATGGAATATCCAACAAATCCTTTTATGCAGCCAAAATCAAGAACAGGTTATCACACGGAATATTTTGGATATATTCTTTGTGAATTACAATATATGCAGAGAGCGTATCCTGGTTGTACTTGGTAAAAAAATCAATGAGTTAATTTGAAAATGTGCTAATTTGAAAATTGAGGAGTGCCATAAATTTTCAAATTACCCAAATTTTCAAATTTTCAAATTAATTATGAAAAATCCTTTAGACATATTAGAACTCGTTCCTGATCCGGAAATTCCGGTAATCAATATTGTGGAATTGGGCATTGTAAGAGAAGCAAAAGTTACCGGCGAGAATTCTTGTGAAGTAACGATTACGCCTACTTATTCAGCCTGTCCCGCTATGTTTACCATTGAGGAAGATATCATCAAGATCATGAAACAAAACGGGTGGGAGGCAAAAGTAGTGACCAAGATGTTTCCGATTTGGACAACGGACTGGCTTACTGATGAAGCAAGAGAAAAACTTCGCGTTTATGGAATCACGCCTCCCGAAAAAGGAGCCGACGAACACCATATCGGAAAACCAAAAAAATGCCCTCGCTGCGGTTCTATGAACTCAAAACAGATCAGCAGATTTGGGTCTACTTTGTGTAAGGCTTCTTATCAATGCTTAGACTGTTTAGAGCCTTTTGATTATTTTAAATGCCATTAATCAATTTGAAAATGTGTAAATTTGAGAATGAGTTAATTAATAGAAATTGCTTAAAAAATATCTTCAAATTATATAATTTTCAAATTAAAAAATTAATACTATGTACACACAACTCGATATTGAGAGCCACTTCGAAGGAAAGCTTAAAATTGCTTACCTGAATCAACCTGACACCATGAATGCGCTTACAAAGCCATCATTATCAGATCTGAAAGATTTTGTAAAAGAATGCAGTGAAGATCCTCAGGTACGATGTGTTGCTATTTCAGGAAGAGGAAGAGCTTTTTGTTCCGGTCAGAATTTGGATGATGCTTTTGTTCAGGGAAATGAGCATCATGATAATGATATTATCAGAAAAATTGTGGAAGATTACTACAATCCTCTGGTTATGGAAATTACGCGCTGCAGAAAGCCTGTAGTGGCTTTGGTTAATGGTCCCGCAGTAGGAGCAGGAGCGATGTTGGCGTTAATTTCTGATTTCGTTTTAGCGGTTGATAAATCGTACTTTGCACAGGCATTTTCTAATATCGGCCTTATACCGGATACGGGAGGAACTTATTTCTTACCAAAATTAATGGGTAGACAGCTTGCAAATTATTTAGCATTTACAGGAAAAAAATTATCGGCTGAAGAAGCAAAATCATACGGATTGGTGGCTGAAGTTTTTAATGAAGAAGAATTTCTATCAAGATCCATGGAAATTCTTGAGAAAATGGCAAATATGCCGACGGCAGCCATTAAACTTACCAAAAAAGCTTTCGCCAATTCTTACAACAATACACTGAAAGAACAGCTGGAACTGGAAGCAGATCTACAGCAGGAAGCAGCAGGTACAGAAGATTTCGTGGAGGGAGTAAGTGCCTTTTTACAAAAAAGAAAACCCGATTATAAAGGAAAATAAGAATTAATATAACAATGTAGTAATCTAGCAATGTAACAATGACCAAAATTTTTTACATTGGTAAACTGCTACATTGTTAGATTGTTACATTATAAACATGAAAAATGTAGGAATTATCGGTGCCGGAACAATGGGAATCGGCATTGCACAAGTAGCCGCAACGAACGGATGCAAAGTCTGGATTTATGACGCGAATGCAAAACAAGTAGAAACGGCAACCGTAGGTTTGGAAAAAACATTGACTAAACTGGTCGACAAAGAAAAAATTTCAGCAGAAAAAATGACTGAAATTTTAAACAATATTTCCATCGCTACTGAACTGAAAGACTTCAAAGATTGCGAATTAATCATTGAAGCCATCATCGAAAACAAAGAAATCAAAACCAAAGTTTTCACAGAATTGGAGAAACACGTTTCAGAAAGCTGTGTTATTGGTTCCAATACTTCATCCATTTCCATCACCTCTCTCGGTGCGGAATTACAGAAACCGGAGCGTTTCATTGGCATTCATTTCTTCAACCCGGCTCCGTTGATGCCTTTGGTTGAGGTCATCCCATCTTTATTAACAGAAAAATCTTTAGCGGGAAAAATCTATAATCTTATGAAAGATTGGGGAAAGACACCGGTTATTGCTAAAGATATTCCAGGATTTATCGTAAACAGAATTGCCCGTCCTTATTATGGAGAAGCATTAAGAATTGTGGAAGAGAACATCGCAACGGTAGAACAGGTAGATGAAGCCATGAAAACATTAGGAAATTTCAGAATGGGACCTTTTGAATTAATGGACCTTATTGGTGTTGACGTCAATTTCTCCGTAACCAAAACCGTGTACAACGAATATTTTTACGATCCGAAATACAAACCGTCTCTCCTTCAGCAAAGAATGTCTGAAGCCAAACTTCATGGCAGAAAAACAGGGAAAGGCTTCTATGATTATTCTGAAGGTGCACA comes from the Chryseobacterium nepalense genome and includes:
- the paaC gene encoding 1,2-phenylacetyl-CoA epoxidase subunit PaaC, with product MNPLYNYLLKLADDSFIMGQRLSEWCGEGPYLEEDIALTNIALDELGQANNFYVYASRVIDNGKSEDDLAFLRYEHEYVNAHWTELPNEDYAQTILKVYVFAVYQKLMYEALSNSANEELSAIAQKSLKEVRYHYTHAASWMKIFAQGTEESRTRLVKAVENIWEYTKGLFAKTEGEDDLIALNIAPNTDVLYEEFLAITQKDFADFGMEYPTNPFMQPKSRTGYHTEYFGYILCELQYMQRAYPGCTW
- a CDS encoding enoyl-CoA hydratase/isomerase family protein, whose translation is MYTQLDIESHFEGKLKIAYLNQPDTMNALTKPSLSDLKDFVKECSEDPQVRCVAISGRGRAFCSGQNLDDAFVQGNEHHDNDIIRKIVEDYYNPLVMEITRCRKPVVALVNGPAVGAGAMLALISDFVLAVDKSYFAQAFSNIGLIPDTGGTYFLPKLMGRQLANYLAFTGKKLSAEEAKSYGLVAEVFNEEEFLSRSMEILEKMANMPTAAIKLTKKAFANSYNNTLKEQLELEADLQQEAAGTEDFVEGVSAFLQKRKPDYKGK
- the paaB gene encoding 1,2-phenylacetyl-CoA epoxidase subunit PaaB, which gives rise to MANLDMWEVFIQTKPGLSHKHVGVVQAPTAEMALQNARDVYTRRKEGTSVWVVPSKYIVTSEGVDKEAFFDPADDKLYRHPTFYEIPNDVKNM
- the paaD gene encoding 1,2-phenylacetyl-CoA epoxidase subunit PaaD, translated to MKNPLDILELVPDPEIPVINIVELGIVREAKVTGENSCEVTITPTYSACPAMFTIEEDIIKIMKQNGWEAKVVTKMFPIWTTDWLTDEAREKLRVYGITPPEKGADEHHIGKPKKCPRCGSMNSKQISRFGSTLCKASYQCLDCLEPFDYFKCH
- a CDS encoding 3-hydroxyacyl-CoA dehydrogenase NAD-binding domain-containing protein, which translates into the protein MKNVGIIGAGTMGIGIAQVAATNGCKVWIYDANAKQVETATVGLEKTLTKLVDKEKISAEKMTEILNNISIATELKDFKDCELIIEAIIENKEIKTKVFTELEKHVSESCVIGSNTSSISITSLGAELQKPERFIGIHFFNPAPLMPLVEVIPSLLTEKSLAGKIYNLMKDWGKTPVIAKDIPGFIVNRIARPYYGEALRIVEENIATVEQVDEAMKTLGNFRMGPFELMDLIGVDVNFSVTKTVYNEYFYDPKYKPSLLQQRMSEAKLHGRKTGKGFYDYSEGAQNPVPQKDEVLYDDIFHRILSMLINEAVEAKRLGIASDEDIELAMQKGVNYPKGLLQWGKEIGYDLVTEVLENLYDEYQEDRYRQSPLLRRM